The Xenopus laevis strain J_2021 chromosome 7S, Xenopus_laevis_v10.1, whole genome shotgun sequence genome includes a window with the following:
- the LOC100505446 gene encoding nectin-2beta isoform X1, which yields MVIGAGRMQRIWAFLLVLLFSVLQAQQITVNEKVTGTLGQQVTLPCTFTSNGVDMQVTQIMWIKDSINIATYSPQFGIHIQNTNDFNLTANPSSATLLIKSLRASDEGNYICEVTTFPGGNRRDTTYLSVKADPKNSAEAIPVVAGDIEVPVAKCASVNGRPPSQITWRSTLPGNFATTINNNTDGTYTVVSIYKLVPTWTADKQEVTCVISYDSKESPIPVTLSVQYSPIVAIEGYDNNWYLKRTGASLTCSAHGNPQPTSYTWKTADGSPLPNSVKARDNVLYVEEVDERVNTTIVCEVTNALGSRASQQEVLVRDRALETQTNNAGAIAGGVIGGVLVLLLLAAVIFILIRRGGVHKKERASYNPKTRIFGSGKPSQELTYQDDSEMGKPLKASGPLRDSGLSPSLAEEDDSEERMKYNVLEDDDEEEKFNEVGPMLQLRPHHDAYLDDDMESQNDGSIISRTAVYV from the exons ATGGTGATCGGAGCCGGCAGGATGCAGCGTATTTGGGCTTTTCTCTTGGTGCTGCTGTTCTCAG TTTTGCAGGCACAACAGATTACAGTCAATGAGAAGGTGACCGGTACCCTGGGGCAGCAAGTCACCCTTCCCTGCACATTTACCAGCAATGGTGTTGACATGCAAGTGACTCAGATAATGTGGATAAAAGATAGTATCAACATTGCTACCTACAGCCCCCAGTTTGGCATACACATACAGAACACGAATGATTTTAATCTCACTGCCAACCCGAGCAGCGCAACGCTCCTTATAAAGTCGCTGCGGGCTTCTGATGAGGGCAACTATATCTGTGAGGTCACCACCTTCCCAGGCGGCAACCGTAGGGACACTACATATCTCAGTGTGAAAG CTGATCCAAAAAACTCTGCGGAAGCTATTCCTGTAGTTGCCGGCGACATAGAGGTTCCGGTAGCAAAATGTGCATCGGTCAATGGCAGACCCCCTTCCCAGATCACTTGGAGGTCGACACTCCCTGGCAATTTTGCTACGACTATAAATAACAACACTGATGGTACATACACGGTGGTGAGCATTTACAAGCTCGTCCCAACCTGGACTGCTGATAAGCAAGAGGTCACCTGCGTTATATCCTACGATTCTAAAGAGTCGCCAATTCCCGTCACTCTGTCTGTACAAT ACAGCCCAATTGTTGCCATCGAAGGATACGATAACAATTGGTACCTGAAACGTACTGGGGCCTCTCTTACCTGCAGCGCACATGGGAACCCCCAACCTACTTCATACACCTGGAAAAC ggcTGATGGCTCGCCGCTCCCAAACTCGGTGAAAGCCAGAGATAATGTGCTGTATGTGGAAGAAGTGGATGAGCGAGTGAATACGACAATAGTTTGCGAGGTGACCAATGCCCTAGGGAGCCGAGCATCACAACAGGAGGTGCTAGTGAGAG ACCGTGCGCTCGAGACGCAGACAAACAACGCAGGAGCCATTGCCGGGGGTGTCATTGGGGGGGTCCTGGTCCTGCTTCTTCTGGCTGCTGTCATCTTCATCCTCATTCGGAGGGGAGGGGTGCACAAGAAAGAACGGGCATCTTACAACCCAAAGACCAGAATCTTCGGCAGCGGGAAACCCTCCCAGGAATTAACCTACCAGGATGACTCTGAGATGGGTAAACCTCTTAAAGCCTCTGGTCCCCTGAGAGACAGTGGGTTGAGCCCCTCGTTGGCAGAGGAGGATGACTCCGAAGAGAGGATGAAGTACAATGTTCTGGAGGATGATGACGAAGAAGAGAAATTCAACGAGGTGGGGCCCATGCTGCAACTTAGACCTCACCATGATGCCTACTTGGACGATGACATGGAGTCTCAGAATGATGGCTCTATCATCTCCAGGACTGCAGTGTATGTGTAA
- the LOC100505446 gene encoding nectin-2beta precursor (The RefSeq protein has 2 substitutions compared to this genomic sequence), with protein sequence MVIGAGRMQRIWAFLLVLLFPVLQAQQITVNEKVTGTLGQQVTLPCTFTSNGVDMQVTQIMWIKDSINIATYSPQFGIHIQNTNDFNLTANPSSATLLIKSLRASDEGNYICEVTTFPGGNRRDTTYLSVKADPKNSAEAIPVVAGDIEVPVAKCASVNGRPPSQITWRSTLPGNFATTINNNTDGTYTVVSIYKLVPTWTADKQEVTCAISYDSKESPIPVTLSVQYSPIVAIEGYDNNWYLKRTGASLTCSAHGNPQPTSYTWKTADGSPLPNSVKARDNVLYVEEVDERVNTTIVCEVTNALGSRASQQEVLVRDKPNTSGAGATGGIIGGIIAAIVGIAVIATVIMICRQQRKNQTAEDDDLEGPPAYKPPPPSVKMQEEKFPQIQGEEMLPLKAPLEHTDTMEDPDMTPPKYWSPTGSQDTATLEDDYLEQINPIYSELSIPQSGSHREDQGFMMSPAVYV encoded by the exons ATGGTGATCGGAGCCGGCAGGATGCAGCGTATTTGGGCTTTTCTCTTGGTGCTGCTGTTCTCAG TTTTGCAGGCACAACAGATTACAGTCAATGAGAAGGTGACCGGTACCCTGGGGCAGCAAGTCACCCTTCCCTGCACATTTACCAGCAATGGTGTTGACATGCAAGTGACTCAGATAATGTGGATAAAAGATAGTATCAACATTGCTACCTACAGCCCCCAGTTTGGCATACACATACAGAACACGAATGATTTTAATCTCACTGCCAACCCGAGCAGCGCAACGCTCCTTATAAAGTCGCTGCGGGCTTCTGATGAGGGCAACTATATCTGTGAGGTCACCACCTTCCCAGGCGGCAACCGTAGGGACACTACATATCTCAGTGTGAAAG CTGATCCAAAAAACTCTGCGGAAGCTATTCCTGTAGTTGCCGGCGACATAGAGGTTCCGGTAGCAAAATGTGCATCGGTCAATGGCAGACCCCCTTCCCAGATCACTTGGAGGTCGACACTCCCTGGCAATTTTGCTACGACTATAAATAACAACACTGATGGTACATACACGGTGGTGAGCATTTACAAGCTCGTCCCAACCTGGACTGCTGATAAGCAAGAGGTCACCTGCGTTATATCCTACGATTCTAAAGAGTCGCCAATTCCCGTCACTCTGTCTGTACAAT ACAGCCCAATTGTTGCCATCGAAGGATACGATAACAATTGGTACCTGAAACGTACTGGGGCCTCTCTTACCTGCAGCGCACATGGGAACCCCCAACCTACTTCATACACCTGGAAAAC ggcTGATGGCTCGCCGCTCCCAAACTCGGTGAAAGCCAGAGATAATGTGCTGTATGTGGAAGAAGTGGATGAGCGAGTGAATACGACAATAGTTTGCGAGGTGACCAATGCCCTAGGGAGCCGAGCATCACAACAGGAGGTGCTAGTGAGAG ATAAACCAAACACTTCTGGAGCAGGTGCCACTGGTGGAATCATTGGAGGAATCATTGCAGCCATTGTTGGTATTGCCGTTATTGCCACAGTGATCATGATCTGCCGGCAACAGCGAAAGAACCAGACGGCTGAAGATGATGA cttagAGGGGCCCCCAGCATATAAACCACCTCCTCCATCTGTAAAGATGCAAGAAGAAAAG TTTCCTCAGATCCAAGGAGAAGAGATGCTTCCACTCAAGGCTCCTCTGGAGCATACAGACACCATGGAAGATCCTGATATG ACACCCCCCAAGTACTGGTCGCCCACTGGATCACAGGACACTGCTACGTTAGAGGATGACTACCTAGAACAGATCAATCCTATATACAGTGAATTGTCTATACCACAATCTGGTTCCCATAGAGAAGACCAAGGCTTTATGATGTCTCCTGCCGTGTATGTATGA